A region of the Arthrobacter sp. FW306-07-I genome:
AAGATCATCTTTACCTCGGAACACATCCTGGAGATCGCCAAGTTGAGCGAAATTCTTCCCGGCAAGACTAGTTCTCAGCTTCCCGAAAGCCAGCTGCTGAATAAGCAGCGGCTCATCGGGACACGGTCGAAGGCCAGATTGTCGCCTGTGAGCTGAGCAAGGGTTACAACCGCCCCCCACGCTGGTGCTGACAACACGCTTTTCAGGCTAAATGTGATTCGGACCTCGCAAAGTGGGAGGACCACTGAAATGGTTCGTTCCATCGCTCAATCACTGGCGGCCGTCGCTACTCTTCTTATGGCTGGCCCCCTCGCTGGTTGTAACTCTGCAGCCGACTCCATCAAATCCATGGAGTCTGCCCCAGGCGTCGCAGCAGATGCACCATGTCTGACGTCCGCCGGCGACGCTGCGAAGGCCCTTGCCCAGCTGGAGTATATTCCGGTGAAAGGGCGCGCTACGAAGACCGGCTATACGCGGAATGAGTTCGGACCCATCTGGGCCTACGTCGACCATAACGGCTGCGACACCCGCAACGACATCCTCGCCCGCGATCTGGTAGGCGAAATGTTCAAGGCCGGCACCAATAACTGCGTGGTGGCCGCAGGAGTCCTGGCTGACAAGTACACCGGTACAACCATCAGGTTTGCCGCTCTATTTCTATATCAACGAGTTCCTGGATCGACGCTGCTTCAGCATGATCGTTTTTGTGAATGACGGGAGTGTCGATGGCGCCCCTGTCGGGCGGCCCAAACAAGTTCATGATCAGTCGCTCTATCGAATGTGTGAACTTCTCCGTGAGGTGCGAACTTCCGATGTCAGGCATTTCTTAGTCCTCGCTTTCGCGTCTCCGATATCCAGGCTGCCACCCCTGCAGCCGATGCGTGAGGGATAGCTCGTCATGCTGGGTGTTTCAGCTTCGCCTCTGACTGAGTCATCCGAACCATCTGGAGGGGCCCTGTTGGGTCTGTCTGGCCGGACCTGCTGATAGCGGACGCGCACTTGTGTGGTCCCTGAAGAGGGCAGTTGCTGCGCACTGCCGGGCATTATGGATGGCGGCGATTGCTGCATTCTTATCCGAAAACGCTCCTGACACGGCTAGGACATCCCCGGCGGGGGAGAGCAACCTGAATCTAAAATCCCCGGGGCCTGTTACCAAGAGCTCGAATATTCCCGCCATGGCTTGCCTCGTGGCTGAGGGAAGTGCTGGGCCGAATAACACGGCAGAAGCGGCTGGATGCGGCTCGAGGTCTGATGGTTCAGGGAACTGGTCAGCGCCTTCGGCCGGGTCCTGGGAGTGGGAGCGTATCTCGGGAAAATCCCGGGAATTATCTCCTTCAGCCGGAGCCTCACTGTGCATCCGCGTGTTGTCCATGCTTGGTGTGCCCATTATGGAGCCTCTTTTCTCTGTACTGCCTTCTACTACCGACGGTCCCACTAAGTACTGCCTTCTACTACCGACGGTCCCACTAAGGAAACAGCGTCCACTGCCTTTCCCGGTGTGTTGATCAGAGTAGGGGCAACAGGTGATCAGGCAGATCAGGTTCATCCCCCACGAAGAAATAGGCAGCTGTTCCTATCAGCAGCAAGCCCATGACACCTACTTCGACGGCTTGGCATGCAATGGCCGTGATGAGCAGGACAACGCCGGTCAGGCAGGCCACCGCGGCGAAGTATGACGTGGCCCCGAACGGGCTTTCGATCAGACCGGTGGATAGTTCCTTGGCCAGATGCGGGTCCTTGGTCACCAGGTCCAGTTCCAGCTCGTCCAGGAGTTTCTGCTCTTTATCTGACAACGGCATCTGAAACCTCCCGTGATACCGCTGCTGCCGTTTCAGGGCTTGCAGCTGGAGCCTCCGAGTAGCTCTCCGCTGCCGGAGGATTCTAATCTAACATTTCAAATGTTAGTAATTTGACCATAGGAGCGTTCCTGGGGGAAGTCAAGGAATACCCTCCAAACAGGGGGGGCAGGGTAGGCCCGGTCCCTGTCGAGGCTGAGGGTCAGGGCTGCAGGTCTCCGGCGATGAGGGCGCAGAGCACGGCGGCTTCGCTGATGCCGGGTTCCTTTGTCGCCGTCAGCAGGGTTAGCGGGCCGTGGTCGGCCAATCCCTGGAGGTGTTTAAGGGCATCAGCAGCTTCGGATGTTTGGAGTTCGGCCAGGTACCGCTGGCTGAACTCCTCAAAACGCCGAGGGTCATGGCCGTACCACCTGCGCAGCTCATCTGATGGGGCCACCGCGTTGCACCATTCGTCCAGATGCGCCTTTCCCTTGCTCATACCCCGTGGCCAGAGGCGATCTACGAGGATACGGGCTCCATCTGTGTCCAGGGGTTCCTCATAGATGCGCCGTACTTTCACTTGTCGGGTCATCTGTATGTCTCCTTCATTGCGCAGGCTTGGCCGCTGAGATTTAGACCGTGATGCTTTTGCTGGTTCAGGAAGGGCTGGGGAGGTCTCCGGGTATCTTGTCGGGGTCCCGCAGGGCGAGGGCGGCCTGGACGAGGGAGGCGTGAGTGAGTGCTTGGGGGAAGTTTCCGAGGAAGGTGCCTGTGGCAGGATCGATTTCTTCGCTGTAAAGCCCTAACGGGTTGGCGTTCTGAAGGAGTGCTTCGAAAAGTTGGCTCGCTTCCTGTCGTCTGCCGGTGAGGGCGAGGGCTTGGACGAGCCAGAATGAGCAGGGCAAGAAAGCTCCCTCCGTTCCTGGTAGCCCGTCCTTTCCTGGCGGATACCGGTAGAGGAATGGGAAGCCGGCAGAAAGCTCTTGGCTGACTGCGTCCACTGTTCCTTTCACTCGGTCAGAGCAAGGGTCCTCAAAGTCGGTGACAGGAAGGAGCAGTATCGCAGCGTCCAGGTCGGAGGAGCCGTAGGTGCGGGTGTAGGTGTTTTTGTCCGTGTTGAAGCCCTTGGACCTGATCTCTGCTGCGAGATCCCGTTGAGCTTGTTGCCAGCGGTCCCGTTGCGTCGTCCGGAGGTGGTGGGTGCGTCCGATCCTCAGGGCCCTGTCCAGGGCCAGCCAGCCCATCATCTTGGAGTGCACATGGTGGGCTGCGTCGTCCCGGATTTCCCAGATTCCTGCATCTGGTTCCTGCCACCGCGCTGCCACCTGGTCCGCGAAGCCACGCATGGCCCGCCATGTCTCGGAGTAAAGGCGGTGGCCGCTTCGTACGAGGACCCAGGCGGCGTCCAGGACCCAACCGTAGCCGTCGAGCTGGTGCTGGCCTGCGGCACCATTGCCGGTGCGGACAGGGGTGCTCCCGGCAAATCCCGGCCAGTCGGGAAGCCTGCGTTCCGCCGGGACATGTCCTCCAGCAAGAGTGAGCAGCGCGGGCAGGCGGGGGCGCTCGAGCCGGCTGGCGTGCAGCATCCATCCAAAGAATTTTCTTGCTTCAGGCGTTTTCCCAACATTGAGAAACGCGCCGACTCCAATGCTGGCGTCCCTCGGCCAGGCATAGCGGTAGTCCCAATTGCGTATCCCGCCTGGGTCCTCGGGCAGTGATGTGGTGGGGGCAGCTACCGGGGCGCCGGAAGGGGAATAGGTCAGCAGTTGCAGGGTCAGCAGGCTGCGAAGAACGGCCTCCCGGAACGGTATCTCCTCATCGCTGTCCTCTGTCCACGCCTGCCATCGTGCTTCGTCAGCTTCGACGAGGGCCCATGCTGTTGACGGATCCACGTGGATCAGGGGTTCTCCGTACGCGATGGCCATGACAAGAGTGAGAGGACTGCCAGGGTGAACTGTCACGTAGGTCGGCCGGCCTGGTTCGACGTTCAGTTCCTCACTGCATCCCAACGACAAGGCCAGGGGTCCCCAGTCACAGACGAGGCCCACTCCCCGGCGGATATGTGGGCGCCGGTGCTGTTCGCCTAGCCGCGGGTCAAAGTTTATGACCGCTGGAAAGGGGGAGCCCCTGGCGCTGAGTCGTCTGATCAGGAGCGTTGTGGGCAGAAGTTTGCCGGCGACTTCGGCGATCATGGCGTCATGGAGGATGAGCTGGCTCGCACCGGCTGACCAGACGGTTTCAAGAGTGGCGCTGTGGTGGCGGTACTTGCGGGTGCTCACCTGTGTCTGGACGGAGGGTCCGACCAGAAAGGAGCCGGCTCGGGAGCCGCCCAGGAGGGCACCAAAGACTGGCTGCCCGTCAAATGCAGGGGCGCAAAGCCAGTCCACGGAGCCGCGGGCGGATACCAAGGCGGCCGTACGGGTGTCACCGACCAGCCCGTAGTCCGCAATGCAGGAATCGTGCCATGCTCCCGTCCCGTTGGGCAGGGACTCTGCTGATTCCTTTTCGAAGGTCTCGTGCCGGTGGCGCCCAGTCATCATGTGGTCCTTAGCAGCATTCCGAGGACGGCTCCGTACACTACATGGGCGATGATCGTGATGGCGGGTGTTTGGATGCCGTAATTCAAACCAAGCAGGCCCGGGGGCTCCAGGACTGCTCTGTTGGCGGGGCCCGCCCTGGTGGAAGCCATTCGGGGGTGAACCCCTGGCAAGAGCGGCAGGATTACCGTCAGGGCTACAGCGACGTGGAGAAGTCCCAGCAGGGCCCCTGCCCACCAGGTGGCCGCACCAAGGAGCGCGAAGGCAGCTGCGTAGCCCAAAGCGAAAACCTGGCCTGCGACCAGATGGATGAAGAACCCTGCCACCCGCGCCCGGTCCGGGTCAGGTGTCAGGAACGTGCCCAGCACGAGGGGCAGGTCCAGTCTCGTCCAGCCGGCCATCTGTGCGGAGATCATCACGACAGTCAGCACAGCCGTGGCAAGCAGCCCGAAGAGGGCCCAGCCGGACCAGTCCATTTCAGTGACCGCCGGATCCGGGACGAACGAACTGCGAAAGTGTTCCTTGCCTTGTCCGTCTTGACGGCGGCAGGAGACCCGGTCCCGGGCGGCTGCCCTGGGCGGTGGCATGCCAAAACCTGTCGGTGACTATGCACGGGCCCATGTTCGGCTTCCTTTCGTGGCTGCTCTCGGACGGTTCTTTTTTAAAGTTCGTCTACCGTGTGGGGTCGGTGTCGATCTCGGGGCAGTTGTCAGCGGTTGGCGCTGTTCCGGCTGACTCCTGTGATTCCCGGATCAGGTATCGGAGGAAAAGCATGTCACCACAGCGGAGCACGTGTTGAAGGTGCATTCTTCTCGGGGGCAGGTTTTCCTGTGAACTGGCAGCGATGCGCTGGCCCGGCCCTGCTGTCAGCAGGGGACTGACCGACAGGCAGAGCTCATCGACCCGACCTGCTTGCTGGAAGGTTCCAAACAAGTGCGGTCCTCCCTCGGAGTGGATCCGGGAATGACCGCGCCGCTCTAATTCCTTGATCAGAAGATCGACATCCAAGTGCCGCTGCCCGCAGGTGACCACGTCGGCGACCTTCTCCAACGCTTTTCTTCTTACCCGGTTGGCCTCCGCTGTAGTGATCACCAGCGGCGGCTCCTGTGCTGTGGCGAAGAAGGGCAGGCCGGGGTCAATCCGCAGGCTTCCGGAGACGACGGCAAGTGCTGGTTGGCCGCTTTTGCCTTGGCTTGTGCGCCACTGCGCACCGGCCGTTCCGATGAGATCCCCGGAGTACCCCTCCGTCCTGACCGTCCCGGCGCCGAGGAGAAGGATATCTGCCGTACGGCGTATGAGACCCATGATGCGCCGGTCCCCGGCGTTACCCAGCCCGCCCGAGCGGCCGGCGAGTGTGGCGGCACCGTCAAGACTGGAAACAAAGTTGAAACTCACCCATGGGCTGCCGTCGGCCGGGTGCGTGTACCAGTTCAGGAGCTGGGTGTCAGTGGCACCCTTGAGAAGTCCGGGCATTATTCGGTCAATCACGGCAGGTCCTCCGTGCTGCCGGGTTCCGGACTTGTCATGTTGTGGCGCAGTTCAAGGGGTTTCCGCCAACCCAGGACTGCCTCTGTCAGGTGCAGTGCCGCGACTGCAGGAGCAACGTTATGCATTCGAAAGATCCGCGCTCCCTTCATCACGCAAATGACCGCGGCCGCCAGCGATCCTTCGACCCGCTCATTGCGGTCCTTTCCCAATGTCTCGCCGATAAAGTCCTTGTTCGACACCGATGCCAGGACGGGGAAACCCAAAGACGTAATGTGTTCAAGGCGACGGGTGAGCTCCAGCGAATGCAGGGTATTTTTATTCAGATCGTGCCCCGGATCAAGAAGGATTTGTTCCTCGGCGACACCAAGGGCAATTGCCTGATCGATCTTTCGTTTGAGAAAGTCCGCGACCTCAAGTGAGATGTCCCGATACCGAGGGGCAGGCCACGGTGTCCTAGGTGGGGCGAGGCTGTGCGTGATGATCAGATGGGCGTCTGAGCCGGCGATGACCGCGGCCATGTCGGGATTACTCAACCCGGAGGTGTCATTAATGGCGTTCGCACCTGCTTTGATGCTCAGCGCGGCCACCTCAGGATTGAACGTGTCGGCGGAGAGAATTATCTCTGATTGGTGCCGGACCGCCTCGATGACAGGAAGGACACGCTCTGCTTCCTCCCGTGGCGTAAGGGGAGTACCGGGAGCGAAGGGCTGGCCGCCGATATCTATCCAGTCTGCTCCTGCGGCCACCGCATCCGCACACGCTTGCACGGCAGCGTCCAGATCGTAGGTCCGTCCTGCGTCATAGAAGGAATCGGGGGTTCGGTTGATAATGGCCATGAGGGCTGTTTGCCTGCGGAAGTCCAGCGTCGTGGAGCCGAATCGATGCACGGGATGGAGGAAGGTCGGGGTGTAGGCCACATTCGGTCCCGGCTCATGGAGGGCCGCTTCCGGGTTGTCTCCAACCAAGGGTTTAGCGGACCTCATGACAGCTCGCCGAGCGCAACGCCGGGGTCCTCGAGTTGGACTGTCTGGACTTCTTGTCCGCTGGCTATGAGGAACTTGATGTCGTCCTGGACGTCCCAGATGTTGACGTTCATCCCGGCGACCAGCCTTCCCTTGGTGGACGAAACCGGGATGAGCCAGAATGCTATGAATTTGCCTGAGGCCGGGTCACCCCTAAGAACGATTTTGGCGTTGGCGGCCAGAGCGGAGTATCCCGAGTACTCCATCCCCAGGTCGAACTGGTCTGTGTAGAAGTAGGGGACTTCCTCCAACCGAGACGGTTTACCCATCATCGTCCTCGCGGCTACCTTGCCGCTGTTGATGGCGTTGGCCCAGTGTTCGCTGCGAATGTTGCCGCCCGTAAAGGGGTGAAAGGCGTTTGCTACGTCACCTGCTGCAAGGATCCGGGGGTCGTTAGTGCGCAAGGATGGGTCTGTGAGGACGCCATTGTCGATGGTTAGCCCGGCTGCTTCTGCGAGTACCGTGTTGGGGGTAACGCCAATGGCGACGACGACCAGGTCAGCAAGCAAGTGTTCGCCCCTGTCGGTGATGACCCCAGCAGCCCGGCCGTTGCCTTCCACGATCTGCGTGACGGTGGTTTCGGTGGTGAAAACAACTCCGGCTTCCTTGTGCCGTTCCATGAAGACTGTTCCCAGTTCCGGGCCAATGGCGGCCTCCAGAGGAACTCTGCTTCTGCCTACGACCGTGACGTTAGCGCCCATGGTTCTGGCTGTCGCGGCGACTTCCATTCCGATCCAGCCCGAGCCGACCAGGATGACGTTGCATTGCTGTTGTCCTGGCTGCAGCCGGAGCAGTGCCTCTCTGAGGTGCCGGCTGTCCTCCAGGGTGCGGAGGTAGTGGACGCCCGGCAGGTCGGATCCGGGAACGTCAAGGGTGCGGGGGGATGCCCCCGTGGCCAGGAGGAGCTGGCCATATTTGATCACGGTGCCCTGTGCCAGGGTGACGGTCGACTCATCCCGATCGATGGCTACCGCCGTGGCACCTAGCAGCAGCTCTATGTCCTGTTTGGTGTAGTCGTCCAGCGTAAATGGCAGGAGGGATGACTCGTCCTCGCGGCCTGCCAAAAAATCCTTTGACAGCGGCGGACGCAGGTAAGGATGGTGATTTTCCTGGCAAAGGAGTGTAATCGTTCCTGTGAAGCCTTCGGCGCGGAGGGTCTGCGCCGCCGTGGCCCCGGCGAGGCCGCCGCCAATGATGACGATGTCCCTTTTCATGTCTCTCTCCTCCTGCTCCCGGCCACCGGCCGCCCGGCCGCATGGCCTGTTATGTAAAGAAGCGGTCAATCAGGGGTCCTTGTACGGCAAGCTCCCCCCGGAAGGCCGTGGTGGTCGTGGTTGTTCCGGCCGCCTGCACACCGCGCAGCGACATACAAAGGTGCTCCGCTTCCAGGACAACCCCCGCGCCCCGGGCGTCCAGTGTTTCCATCAGCCACTCGGCCGTCTGCACGGTCAGGCGTTCCTGGACCTGCAGGTCCCTGGCGAACATCTCCAACCCACGGGCAAGTTTTGACAGCCCGATCAACCGGCTGCCCGGGAGGTACCCGATATGGGCGACTCCCCGGAACGGCAACAAATGGTGCTCACACAGCGAATGAAAGGGGATGTCTCTCAAGATCACCAGCTCCGTGTATCCGTCGCTGTTCGGAAACGTGGTCCACGAGGTTGGACGGGGTGTGAGCAACTCGTCAAACGCCTGGGCAACCCGACGAGGAGTGTCCGCGAGATGCGGATCGGAAAGGTCTCTGCCCAGGGCGACCAGCAAATCCGCGACGGCCGCGCGGACCCCTTCCAGGTCGACTCCGGCAGGGGCGCGCTGGTCGAGGGCCAGCCGGTCAAGGTCACCAACTGCCGCGGAATACGAATCCTGCCGTGTGGAGTACTCAGATAACATGGCACCCTCTCTAAAGTCGGCTACCTTGAATTTAGAGCGTATAATTATTTCCGTCAAGCTCTTCCGGAGGTGATTGAATTTCCGTATGAATACCTCGCAAATTAACATCCGGAATCCGGACGTGGGATCTCTGGCCGATCCCGTGCGGCGCAATCTGTACCAGGCATTGATACGCAGCCCGGTCCCGCTCACGCGCGACCAGCTCGTAAAAATGTTGAATCTCGCGCCAAGTACCGCTTCCTTCCATCTGGAGAAGCTGGTCAAAGACGGTTTCCTCAAAACGGAAAGCAAGAAGCTCGGATCCAGAACCGGGCCCGGCTCCGGGCGACCCAGCAAGCTCTACAGCCCGGCACTGGACGAAGTTCAGCTGTCGGTCCCGGCACGTGAATACGAACTGGCCGGCCGCCTGCTGGCCTCGGCAATCGAAACCTCCGTCGAAACCGGGGAGCCGGTGGAGAAGTCCGTTATTTCCGCCGCCTACGCTGAAGGCCTTCGGCGTGGCATGGCTGCCGGAGATCTTGAAAAGGCTCTCAGCGACAACGGGTATGAACCAGAGAGCGACGGGGAAGGGCTGGTCTTGTGTAATTGCCCGTTCCGCCGTTTGGCCAGTGACCATACCCGGCTTGTCTGCGGGCTCAGCGCCGCCCTCCTCGAGGGTGCACTCGATGGCTCTGGCGACCAGAAGCACCGCGTCGCTCCCGCTCCCGACGGCTCGGCATGCTGCGCCCGGCTCACAACCTCGACGGAATAATTAACTCCGCACAGCTGGCGGGAAGTGACCATCCGCAGGCCCCGTGTATGACGAGGCCGGCTGCTCTTTGCCTGAGCATGGTCACCCGCGGAAGGCCGCCGTTGGATGATTGCCGCAAATTCTGGCCAAACGTGCGTTCGGAGTCAACAATGGCTCAATGGGATATCCGGCCAAACCTGCCTCGTCCGTTCTCTACGTGTCCGAACTCGACCGGTCAGTGGCCTTTTACCGCGACCTGTTTGGATGCGAAGTAACCCTCCGCTCTGCGGAGGCCGCCCTTCTCCTGGCCGCTGAGGGGTTTCAGCTGTACATCATCGAACGCGGAAAACGTGCTCAGCGCCACCCCAGCGGCCTGGGATACCACCTGCTCATGTGGGCAACGGACAACCTCCAAGACCTGAAAGCGTTAACGCAATCACTGCAGGAGACCGGGGGATACGTCAACACCCACACTGCCGGCGATGTTACGTTTGTCGAAGGACGCGACCCGGACGGCCTGCGCGTCGTCATCGCCCACCCCGACCCCGCCCAACAACCACGCTCGGTCTTCGACAGCCATCTATTCGCGTAGAGCCTAAGGGCAACGCTGGACTGTAGGCCTTTGTCGATAAAAATGCCATGATGGGGTGATGGTAGCCGTGGACCCCGTTTCACAAGCCCAGGCCAATCTTAAAGAGGCTGAAAAACAGTTCAAGCATGCGCAGGAACAGTTCAAGCGCGGCGACATCCCGAAGGAGCGGCTCGATGAACTTGATCGGCTGCGCACTGTTGCTGCAGATGACCTGCGCCGCACAGTGAAAGTGTTCGGATTGCCAATACCGGATGAGGCACGATGGAGTGGGAATTTCAGGCCCGGCTAAACACCGTCAGGGGATACGCAGAGTCCTAGCCCGCCTCACTCCTGTTCGCGGAACGCCATGCCCACCGCGTCGCGACAATCGCTTCCTATGTCGCGCAGTGAATCGGCAATAC
Encoded here:
- a CDS encoding DUF488 domain-containing protein, which translates into the protein MTRQVKVRRIYEEPLDTDGARILVDRLWPRGMSKGKAHLDEWCNAVAPSDELRRWYGHDPRRFEEFSQRYLAELQTSEAADALKHLQGLADHGPLTLLTATKEPGISEAAVLCALIAGDLQP
- a CDS encoding NAD(P)/FAD-dependent oxidoreductase; this translates as MKRDIVIIGGGLAGATAAQTLRAEGFTGTITLLCQENHHPYLRPPLSKDFLAGREDESSLLPFTLDDYTKQDIELLLGATAVAIDRDESTVTLAQGTVIKYGQLLLATGASPRTLDVPGSDLPGVHYLRTLEDSRHLREALLRLQPGQQQCNVILVGSGWIGMEVAATARTMGANVTVVGRSRVPLEAAIGPELGTVFMERHKEAGVVFTTETTVTQIVEGNGRAAGVITDRGEHLLADLVVVAIGVTPNTVLAEAAGLTIDNGVLTDPSLRTNDPRILAAGDVANAFHPFTGGNIRSEHWANAINSGKVAARTMMGKPSRLEEVPYFYTDQFDLGMEYSGYSALAANAKIVLRGDPASGKFIAFWLIPVSSTKGRLVAGMNVNIWDVQDDIKFLIASGQEVQTVQLEDPGVALGELS
- the folP gene encoding dihydropteroate synthase, with the protein product MAIINRTPDSFYDAGRTYDLDAAVQACADAVAAGADWIDIGGQPFAPGTPLTPREEAERVLPVIEAVRHQSEIILSADTFNPEVAALSIKAGANAINDTSGLSNPDMAAVIAGSDAHLIITHSLAPPRTPWPAPRYRDISLEVADFLKRKIDQAIALGVAEEQILLDPGHDLNKNTLHSLELTRRLEHITSLGFPVLASVSNKDFIGETLGKDRNERVEGSLAAAVICVMKGARIFRMHNVAPAVAALHLTEAVLGWRKPLELRHNMTSPEPGSTEDLP
- a CDS encoding glycoside hydrolase family 15 protein — translated: MTGRHRHETFEKESAESLPNGTGAWHDSCIADYGLVGDTRTAALVSARGSVDWLCAPAFDGQPVFGALLGGSRAGSFLVGPSVQTQVSTRKYRHHSATLETVWSAGASQLILHDAMIAEVAGKLLPTTLLIRRLSARGSPFPAVINFDPRLGEQHRRPHIRRGVGLVCDWGPLALSLGCSEELNVEPGRPTYVTVHPGSPLTLVMAIAYGEPLIHVDPSTAWALVEADEARWQAWTEDSDEEIPFREAVLRSLLTLQLLTYSPSGAPVAAPTTSLPEDPGGIRNWDYRYAWPRDASIGVGAFLNVGKTPEARKFFGWMLHASRLERPRLPALLTLAGGHVPAERRLPDWPGFAGSTPVRTGNGAAGQHQLDGYGWVLDAAWVLVRSGHRLYSETWRAMRGFADQVAARWQEPDAGIWEIRDDAAHHVHSKMMGWLALDRALRIGRTHHLRTTQRDRWQQAQRDLAAEIRSKGFNTDKNTYTRTYGSSDLDAAILLLPVTDFEDPCSDRVKGTVDAVSQELSAGFPFLYRYPPGKDGLPGTEGAFLPCSFWLVQALALTGRRQEASQLFEALLQNANPLGLYSEEIDPATGTFLGNFPQALTHASLVQAALALRDPDKIPGDLPSPS
- a CDS encoding DUF3040 domain-containing protein; this translates as MPLSDKEQKLLDELELDLVTKDPHLAKELSTGLIESPFGATSYFAAVACLTGVVLLITAIACQAVEVGVMGLLLIGTAAYFFVGDEPDLPDHLLPLL
- a CDS encoding pyrimidine reductase family protein, which produces MIDRIMPGLLKGATDTQLLNWYTHPADGSPWVSFNFVSSLDGAATLAGRSGGLGNAGDRRIMGLIRRTADILLLGAGTVRTEGYSGDLIGTAGAQWRTSQGKSGQPALAVVSGSLRIDPGLPFFATAQEPPLVITTAEANRVRRKALEKVADVVTCGQRHLDVDLLIKELERRGHSRIHSEGGPHLFGTFQQAGRVDELCLSVSPLLTAGPGQRIAASSQENLPPRRMHLQHVLRCGDMLFLRYLIRESQESAGTAPTADNCPEIDTDPTR
- a CDS encoding VOC family protein, with protein sequence MGYPAKPASSVLYVSELDRSVAFYRDLFGCEVTLRSAEAALLLAAEGFQLYIIERGKRAQRHPSGLGYHLLMWATDNLQDLKALTQSLQETGGYVNTHTAGDVTFVEGRDPDGLRVVIAHPDPAQQPRSVFDSHLFA
- a CDS encoding helix-turn-helix transcriptional regulator, producing the protein MNFRMNTSQINIRNPDVGSLADPVRRNLYQALIRSPVPLTRDQLVKMLNLAPSTASFHLEKLVKDGFLKTESKKLGSRTGPGSGRPSKLYSPALDEVQLSVPAREYELAGRLLASAIETSVETGEPVEKSVISAAYAEGLRRGMAAGDLEKALSDNGYEPESDGEGLVLCNCPFRRLASDHTRLVCGLSAALLEGALDGSGDQKHRVAPAPDGSACCARLTTSTE
- the folE gene encoding GTP cyclohydrolase I produces the protein MLSEYSTRQDSYSAAVGDLDRLALDQRAPAGVDLEGVRAAVADLLVALGRDLSDPHLADTPRRVAQAFDELLTPRPTSWTTFPNSDGYTELVILRDIPFHSLCEHHLLPFRGVAHIGYLPGSRLIGLSKLARGLEMFARDLQVQERLTVQTAEWLMETLDARGAGVVLEAEHLCMSLRGVQAAGTTTTTTAFRGELAVQGPLIDRFFT
- a CDS encoding DUF1508 domain-containing protein, with the protein product MNLICLITCCPYSDQHTGKGSGRCFLSGTVGSRRQYLVGPSVVEGSTEKRGSIMGTPSMDNTRMHSEAPAEGDNSRDFPEIRSHSQDPAEGADQFPEPSDLEPHPAASAVLFGPALPSATRQAMAGIFELLVTGPGDFRFRLLSPAGDVLAVSGAFSDKNAAIAAIHNARQCAATALFRDHTSARPLSAGPARQTQQGPSRWFG